A window from Bosea sp. ANAM02 encodes these proteins:
- a CDS encoding 4'-phosphopantetheinyl transferase superfamily protein, with amino-acid sequence MHWFDDADAIAPALPAIWLVRTGAMPRNLTERSALRRSTARRIVARQLGCRAEDVAIAHDAAGRALLDRPRETGLHLSLATRAGIVAVGLARQPLGVDVEQVDEQAAPPLDLLHPDERSALDAVALTERARSFALLWAAKEAYVKALGTGFRRAPESFVVSLLSETTFRVTDASAHTDFTGALRTMKNGGHEIMAAALVITR; translated from the coding sequence ATGCACTGGTTCGACGACGCCGATGCCATCGCCCCTGCCCTGCCCGCGATCTGGCTGGTCCGGACGGGCGCGATGCCACGCAACCTGACGGAGCGCTCCGCGCTGAGGCGCAGCACGGCCCGGCGGATCGTCGCCCGCCAGCTCGGTTGCCGGGCAGAGGACGTCGCCATCGCGCATGATGCGGCCGGGCGCGCGCTGCTCGATCGGCCTCGTGAGACCGGCCTCCATCTTTCATTGGCGACACGCGCCGGGATCGTCGCCGTCGGCCTCGCGCGCCAGCCGCTGGGCGTCGATGTGGAACAAGTCGATGAACAGGCTGCGCCACCGCTCGACCTGTTGCACCCCGACGAGCGCAGCGCCCTCGACGCCGTTGCCCTCACCGAGCGAGCCCGGAGCTTCGCGCTCCTCTGGGCCGCGAAGGAAGCTTATGTGAAGGCTTTGGGGACGGGCTTTCGGCGTGCGCCGGAGAGTTTCGTGGTGTCGCTCCTCTCCGAAACGACCTTTCGCGTGACCGATGCCTCCGCACACACCGACTTCACCGGCGCACTCCGCACCATGAAAAACGGCGGCCATGAAATCATGGCCGCCGCGCTTGTTATTACCCGTTAG
- a CDS encoding TerC family protein: MDLASVSIVDPLVWGKLAEIILLNIVLSGDNAVVIALACRALAPAQRTKGIALGAGVAVVLRVLFTVLIASLLNTPFLRIVGAGLLIWIAVKLIIEEEGQDEDSITASSKLWKAVQTVAIADIVMSLDNVLAIAAVAKDSIPLLIAGLVISIPLIVLGASLITSLLTRFPILVWAGAALLGWVAGEMFESDPWLIARFGEELLHKLEYPAAILGALLVLGLGYFIKSRRPDPAH, translated from the coding sequence ATGGATTTAGCGTCGGTTTCCATTGTCGATCCGCTGGTCTGGGGCAAGCTGGCCGAGATCATCCTGCTCAACATCGTGCTTTCCGGCGACAATGCGGTCGTCATCGCGCTGGCCTGCCGGGCGCTGGCGCCGGCTCAGCGCACCAAGGGCATCGCACTCGGCGCCGGTGTCGCGGTCGTGCTGCGCGTGCTCTTCACCGTGTTGATCGCCTCGCTGCTGAACACGCCCTTCCTGCGGATCGTCGGCGCCGGCCTGCTGATCTGGATCGCGGTAAAGCTCATCATCGAGGAGGAAGGGCAGGACGAGGATTCGATCACCGCCAGCAGCAAGCTCTGGAAGGCGGTGCAGACGGTCGCCATCGCCGACATCGTCATGAGCCTCGACAACGTGTTGGCCATCGCCGCCGTCGCCAAGGATTCGATTCCGCTGCTGATCGCCGGGCTCGTCATCTCGATTCCGCTGATCGTGCTCGGCGCCTCGCTGATCACCAGCCTGCTGACGCGTTTCCCGATCCTGGTCTGGGCGGGTGCGGCGCTGCTCGGCTGGGTCGCGGGCGAGATGTTCGAGAGTGACCCCTGGCTGATCGCGCGCTTCGGCGAGGAATTGCTGCACAAGCTGGAATACCCGGCCGCGATCCTGGGCGCGCTGCTCGTGCTCGGCCTAGGCTATTTCATTAAATCTCGCCGGCCCGATCCGGCGCACTGA
- a CDS encoding TerC family protein has protein sequence MDFASSAFWTSLLQIIWIDLLLSGDNAVVIALAVRSLPEKQRKVGIWLGAGAAVGLRIIFAVVVSYLLNIPFLKVVGALLLFWIAIKLAKGEEEAHGEIEASDNLWKAVRTIAIADAVMSLDNVLAIAAAARGHFELFVFGLLLTIPLIIFGARMLSAVLERFPILIWLGAALLGWIAGEMLLSDMAVMQWLQVHMPSWVQSVPVSETNPAGLLPAKVPFYTAAVLGAAFVCIVGYALKKKPIDQAG, from the coding sequence ATGGATTTCGCATCTTCCGCCTTCTGGACATCACTGCTCCAGATCATCTGGATCGACCTGCTGCTGTCGGGCGACAACGCGGTCGTGATCGCGCTCGCCGTGCGTTCGTTGCCGGAGAAGCAGCGCAAGGTCGGCATCTGGCTCGGCGCCGGCGCGGCGGTGGGCCTGCGCATCATCTTCGCCGTGGTGGTCAGCTACCTCCTGAACATCCCCTTCCTGAAGGTCGTCGGCGCGCTGCTGCTGTTCTGGATCGCCATCAAGCTCGCCAAGGGTGAGGAAGAGGCGCATGGCGAGATCGAGGCCAGCGACAACCTCTGGAAGGCGGTACGCACCATCGCCATCGCCGATGCGGTGATGAGCCTCGACAACGTGCTCGCGATCGCCGCCGCCGCGCGTGGCCATTTCGAGCTGTTCGTGTTCGGCCTGCTGCTGACGATCCCGTTGATCATCTTCGGCGCGCGCATGCTCTCGGCCGTTCTCGAGCGCTTCCCGATCCTGATCTGGCTCGGCGCGGCCCTGCTCGGCTGGATCGCCGGCGAGATGCTGCTCAGCGACATGGCGGTGATGCAGTGGCTCCAGGTGCATATGCCGAGCTGGGTCCAGAGCGTGCCGGTGTCCGAGACGAACCCGGCCGGTCTCCTGCCCGCCAAGGTGCCGTTCTACACGGCGGCGGTGCTCGGCGCGGCCTTCGTCTGCATCGTCGGCTATGCCCTCAAGAAGAAGCCGATCGATCAGGCGGGCTGA